The sequence GCGCGACCTTCATTATCCAAGCTGCTTTCAGGAAGAATTTTGAACGAGCAAGGAAATCGCGAATTTAGTTCCCCTTTATTTTCGACGTAAATCAACATAGAAACATTAATCATTATAATATCAATATTGGAACAGATTCATAAAAATGACAGCATTAAGCAAATTTGTAGATGAAGTTTTGAAACTTCCCTTAAATGCTGTCCATTTCGTCCATGATCACTTAAATCATACGCAATACCCACATAAATTGCAACTTATTTCCAAAGGTGATTTCTTTACATCACATTCATAAGCCCATGTAATGTGATAAAGTCCAGTCAACATTTAAGGATAATTGTCCTTTAATCGTACAGTCAGTTCCCAAGATATTTAACATTTAACCCTACCAATAATTTCAGCTTACTATGTAACCccaacttaacttttaactttaatgCTCAATCCAACTAAGTCCCTAAACTGCATCCAGTTCAGTACCAAAATTATCTGCAACTTGACGACCAATTTTAACGTCATCCCGGAAATACTCTGATCTCACTTCCACAAGATATTCTTTCCAAACCGAGAGAGAAGTCACAACCCTACCTTGAAACCTGTCGGGCACCAGTCCACGAACTGGATCGTCCTCTTTGTCTTGATGGAAGCAATAGCAGCGTTCACGTCCTTGGGCACGACGTCTCCTCTGTACAGCATGCAGCAAGCCATGTACTTGCCGTGACGGGGATCGCATTTGACCATCTGCAATAGGGAAGGTgggtcaaagtgatcaaagatggaaggaattcatttctcgtcAGATGCTTTCGTGTACCTCCTTTGACAATATAGTTTTTATAAtactgaagtattattattattaggttcaGAAACAATACTGTTATCCATTTCCATATACTAAATTCGGTTTCATTTcaaaaggaatgaataaataaagcaaatcaatgaaataataaacaacagacTTCCTtgcgttttattaaaaaaattattgccaAGGATGCTTGACTCGAGAACCAAGGTATTCTCTCATTGTTAACCAAACCAAGTTGTATACGATAACTTTACTCACttcttagtatatataaatgcaaactaAGTGACTATATAGAATCACATATAAACAAAACTGAACGCAGAGTAAGAAATCTAATAAAAATGAATGCCAAAGAACAGCACTATTATTTACCTGATTTGCTGGTTCAAAGCAGGCGTTGGTAATCTCTGCTACAGAGAGCTGCTCGTGGTAAGCTTTTTCGGCGGAAATGACGGGGGCATAAGTGGCCAAGGGGAAGTGGATTCGGGGGTATGGGACCAGGTTGGTCTGGAACTCCGTCAGGTCGACGTTCAGGGCACCGTCGAACCTGTAGTGGAAGTTATTCTcagtcacttttttattttttttattttttaagaataacgaCGTTATTCAAAAGAGATTCCTAGAAAGCTGTGGGATCTCCCTGAAACTCGTTAGCCAGGTAAAATAGCTAAAACATCAATATGATCAATTCCGAAGCTACAGCACTGATAACTATAATCTCCCCAGGCACTTGTGATGGGAGTTATCTTTGTCTGAAAGTTTCAGGTTAGACACATTTGCCTAGGCTTAGATCATGAACTAATAACTACTCTGCCCTTTTATAATATACACAAGTTTCAGAGTTATTTGCCATCACTGGTTTATGTCCAATCTTATGtttcttcctcttcgtctctTAAATGATAACAGACGCAAATATAAGCAACTGTACTTGAGTACTTCAGTCACTGAAGTCATCTTCAttcaatcacgtgtggaacagaaagaaatctctgactcacatcgggatctaACCTGTAGGTCTTTCATTTGAGAGGCAAGGACGCTGCCAACTGAATCACACAAGTTCTAAAAGAAGCTGGAACCTcagtaccactgtacctaaggctttTAAGCCTGCCCAGGCAAAAGCCTCAGGTACAGTGGTACTAAGGCTCCAACTACTTATTACATGACTAGTGTGGTTCAGTTGGAAGAGCCTTTGCCTTTCAACTGAATAACCTGAGTTCGATTCCGACGCAAGTCAGAAATGTATTTCAGTCACCCGATGTCGTCAGAGAGCGGGTTACCAAGACGGTACCTGAGTGAGGCTGTGATGGAGGAGACGATCTGGCCGATGAGACGGTTGAGGTTGGTGTAAGTGGGTCGTTCAATGTCGAGGTTCCTCCGGCAGATGTCGTAGATGGCTTCGTTGTCTACCATGAAGGCGCAGTCGGAATGCTCGAGAGTCGTATGGGTAGTGAGGATGGAGTTGTAGGGCTCGACTACGGCTGTGGAGACCTGCAGGGAGACGCAGAAGGAGTTAGATGAAGGTAGAGAGCAGAGGATATCAGATGCTAGAGACATTTAGAAAAGTGGCATCCTAATCTGTTCTCTATGTATAGaatacaatatagaatttagacaaaAAATTAATCGGAGATTGacagtaacaggaggaaaacctcgcagttgcactatgaatcaattgttaggagagagtgaaaagtaaggtggaagaaagagaatatgaacggaggtgcagtgaaaggaatgaaaggggtggcagctagcCGCCGAGGCGACGCtacaaagaacgttaagtaatgcccacagtgtaccgcatgatgtgcactgacggcactacaacTCCTACGGGATGTCCCATCTATATGACAGGTAAGATACAAGAATTCTTTTATGAAAGCTGTTTCGGATATTGGTTTGCTCTTTCGTCGTAGTCGGATTTCGTAGCTAAATTTCCCTTCTTCACGTATCCCTAGTTTTTGCTTGATTATGGGAGGTCATGTCGTTTTAATGTACAATTACGGAAATAAAAAATACGCATTTAAAAGCTCATGATGGTCACATTAAATTCAAGCATGCGCCTATTCATTTCTTGTAGATTTCTCTCTCCCATTAACAGATGAAAATTGCCTGAAAaagattgttttcatttcttttaatactAATGCGACCTACAATAAAAGGTTCAGTTCAGATAGTAATAAGTTGCAATTTTAGTGGTTCTGTTAAAGTtctattttgtgttttcttttaaggtttttaaaacaattattaaCCTTTCAAATTCTGGATCCCTTTCTTGCAACGTATGTGTCTTGAACtacaaatattttcttaattcgCTCTTTCATTTCCCTTTATGCCCAAAGCTTTTCTGTTAAAAATCTACAGCATTctgataaaactgaaaaatcgTCAAGGCTATATATAACATTCAGACAATTAATTTTTTCCCTTGATTAATGTTCGCACACCTGTCCGCTCTCATTTCTCTCACCTGTGGCGCAGGGTAGATGGAGAACTCCAGCTTACTCTTCTTTCCGTAATCGACTGAGAGCCTCTCCATGAGGAGAGAGGTGAAGCCGGACCCAGTACCCCCTCCGAAGGAGTGGAAGATGAGGAATCCCTGAAGCCCCGTGCATTGGTCAGCCAGCTTCCTGATGCGGTCGAGGACCAAGTCGACGATTTCCTTTCCGATGGTGTAGTGGCCTCGTGCGTAGTTGTTTGCCGCGTCCTCCTTTCCGGTGATCAGCTGTTCCGGGTGGAACAGTTGGCGGTATGTGCCGGTGCGGACCTCATCTGGAAGTGCGGAAGTCCTTATCCTCAAATTCAGAATCAATGGGAGTGATACGacaattattataaaacctaaacATAGCTTACAACTACTGGTGTGTGGAAAAGGTGATCAACTGATTAAcaacccccccaccctctctctctctctctctctctctctctctctctctctctctcctctctctctctctcagaattttaGGTAACACGTTTTCGGTCCTTTAGATTAAACTCTCCATTTCCAATGATTCGCAAAATATATTTCTCGATGCCCATCAACCACACCCTGAGAAAATCTGCATTTAATTCAAAATGTTTTAATACAGAAATATTTCGTTCGCAGGGCAATAAACCTAGCCTTACTGATACCGGTCCAAAGATTATTTACACAGAGCCTGAGATGTATCATTTTCTACTTGAGCCGAACTAACCCGCATTTACTTGTGATGTTAACATCCTGGCCAACGACAAACCTCATCATTGCTAAAGCGGATGAGAAATACATAACTCTCCGTTATATGAACATCTCCCAAGTGGGGGTAATATTACTCAGGGGGAGTTTCTTTATTTTCACCAAGAATATCTTACAGCGTATCTAGAATGTTTATTGACCTAAGAAATCAGTAACGCTTTCTCGTTTCACAAGGTGAAATGTACCGGTGTTGTTAAGAACCTCTAAaattcatttttctgtggtacatgctttctctctctctctctctctctctctctctttctctctctctctctctctcctctctcatcgcaGAGTTCGACATTTAATGTTGGGACATTTCTATATGCATAAAATGTAGTAATTCACTAAAATGACAATTCGTCTAAGGCTCTAAGCCTCCAATGCAAAGCTCTGGAATTCTCTTTAGGCCCCCGTGTTCTCCCAACCTTACAACCTATTGTTTTCCCCCAAACGAAGACCTCACCCCTCCccctttattatttttcatttcttcggGTCTGAGTTAGTAGCTTTTAAActggaaaagaatgaaaatcatCATTTATGGGAACCTTTTGTGTgcgtgcggagagagagagagagagagagagagagagagagagagagagagagagagttactgaaaAGATCTCCTCTTTAAGACCAATTACGACAGACAGCGTTTTACAGTCCATCATTGTGAGCCAAAGATAGCAAGCAAAAGTTCCCCTAATAACAACAGCAACCCTCTGTCTTCGTCCTCCGTCCAACCCAGAAACTGAGGATGACGTCATCGCAAAGTGAACTTCccgcttcctccctccctccctccctccctcccattctCCCACTCCCCGGGCTCAACCGTGAATGGGTGACTCAATACCATCGTTAGCCTGTGACTCATCACGAGGAGGTCTCGAGGGTGACTCACCCACGACTGTTGGTTCCAGATCGACGAAGACGGCCCGAGGAACGTGTTTGCCGGCGCCAGTCTCGCTGAAGAAGGTGTTGAAGGAGTCGTCGCCGCCGCCGATCGTCTTGTCGGAGGGCATGGTGCCATCGGGCTGGATGCCATGTTCCAGGCAGTACAACTCCCAGCAGGCGTTGCCGATCTGGACGCCGGCCTGGCCTATGTGGACGCTGATGCACTCACGCTGGAAGGGACAGAGAGAGCAAAGGATATCATCATGTCAAGGTTTCTTTAACATTTACTCAGTAAAAATTCTTCTGGGAAGGAGAGACAACATTGATGATGTGGTTGATCATAATGTCAAGCTTCCTTTAATACttgctatgtaaaaaaaaaaaaaaaaaaaaaaaaaaaaaaaaaaaaaacactaaagagGCTGCTAGGATTATGTGTTTTGCTACGATTGTATGGGGAGAGGTGTAGTGTGGGGCAGGTGGCCGAGTTTAATGACATATTGCACAAAGCATAGTATTGCATAGATGTGTTTATGTGTCATAATTAACCATCTTAACTGAAGTAGAAACAAAACGGGGAAATAGAGTTGACGAATCATTTTGATGaacataaaacaaaaggaatcaGGTCGACGAAATTCAATTCTCCATTTGAATTCATAAACGAAAAACggagaaaataaagataataatttcATGAAACCATTCCATAATAatctgattaaaagaaaaaattttattcacaAGAATTCTATTTTAGTCAAGTTGAAATCCTAGGATcctttgaattttttcatgagaaaatgtataaaattaaagGCTAagacaaaattcataaaaaatttcgAACAGAAAAAATTGTTAAAGGAAGACTACAACAATTgtgaacagtaaaaaaaaatgagttatatACATCAATCTTTCTTGGCGctattttttcaattaaatttttgttGCATGTGGCTCCTGCAGCCTTCGTATAAGTCAAGATAATCATTGCAAACCAGACATTGCATGATAGCATGACAAGGCAACATTGGCCAGctcataaaaactaaaataaaaactaatatctgCCATAGCCTAGACTGAAGAATGGCTGATAGATTTCATAATCAAAGATACcaaattgctaaaaaaataaaaataaaaatgaataaataatgcgataCCGAAACCAGAGTTGTCTAAAGCTTAACTTGCCGAATTCCAGACGCAAAAAACGAAATCAAGAAATcggctttttttctttatacagaaattttgttttcttgaacgCAGACACGTAATTGCAAGCATAACAAAAACAAGTACATACTGTGCATATTCAATTTTATGCTGCGAACGCTTTAGATTTGAATCGAAAAGAAAAACTTGCCctcagaacaaacaaacaaacaaacctaagcCGGGTATGCGGCAATCATAATAACTCCGATGACCCGCCACTGCGGAACGCGTCCCCGTATCCATGGCAACACCCGATGTAAACAAACCCATGATGGTATCTCTTGTTCAAAATCTTTATCGTGGAATAAGACGCATCGACTGAACTATTCTTACGAACGACAAATCCCCGACAAGACGTGTCACAGCAAAAATGAATCTTTTTTACACTATATCGAGCCCTGCTGGTCATATTTCCACCCCTGTCCAGACAATAATGAGGGAGATGGATAGCACGCGTGCGCGCACATCAACCAGCTGTTCGCTTACAAAAGCAAACTGACGGCCTACCTCATGGTCGGCCGTTAGGATAATAGGGACTCGAAAACAACCTTTACGTGCGCTAGGTTGAACAGGACGCCAGGCGTCTCCCTTTCTTCCGCTTTTGTAATTTCCAAGCGCATTGTGCATCAGACATCATGACTCACGTGGGATCTTTTCCGCTCTCACTTTCCCCGACACCTTTTCCCACAATCCCCTTTGAGCCGACCCGCGCCCTTCTTCCCCGTCTCACTGCTCTTCCGCCTTCCTTTATTGAGTCCCCTTGGCCTCTGCTTCCCTCTTCTGACCCTCCtcatttttgtttaaatcccCACCCGTTTTATGCATAGTAATGCAGGGTGATATAATCGAGAACAAGTCTCCAGGaccttaaaaatatttcactaGTCTCATGATCTCTCAGATTATTGACAAAATCCCAAAGTCATAATGACTATTTAAATTAAATCATTGGAATGAAACGCTCACCTTAATGATCCCAGCACTAAGTCCTCGACATCACACAAATGTCATTCCAAGGAAATTGTCCCTGACAGTTATGACGTGAAAATAACGAATAAATCACAATCCCAGACCATTACCGAATTTATGACGCCATAAAAATCATCGTTCAGAAAAACGGTAGAATAACGCGAACACGGAAGGGAAAAGGGAAGTCGTGAAGCTTATATCTATGATTCCCAAGTCAGCAGATAAAACTGGACAGGGAAACAAAACGTGACACGAAATCGAACATGAGTCACGCGAATACGGTGGTCGTTTGAACATGCAAACACCGCCTTGCAACTCGTGACAGGAATACTTTGGATTCTTAAGACTGACGTTGACTGCCCCAGGCCGTTCCTTTCAGCTATGTTAACAACTTCCAAGATAATATTTCTTAAGAGGACAGAGGAAAGGAATCTTAATGatctatttttgaaaaaaaaatgaaattacattCTAATGGGCGCAGAGAAACCTTTGAAATTCCGAGTGATTCTGAATGAATAGTTTTCAGTGattggaaggaaggaagaacaTTATTTACCTGTGTTCAAAGTTTTGATCAAGGAATCGCtcacttcaagttaatttttgcttaattattattattactgattacacaatgctctctctctctctctctctctctctctctctctctctctctctctctctctctctctctctctctctctccaacgtgacgtttcgtccagatctacaggacattttccagcgatgactgctgagggactaaATTACATTggcgtgttattattattattattattattattattattattattattattattatattcaagctttcaaaaatatgttgttcattaggaagaagtaagacgaggtaaagggaaatacagaaagatgagatcaaAGGCTTTGTATGGACTGAGCTGGCGTGAAATAAAAATGGCAATGATCAAAATGGGTAAAAATAACGATTTGAAGAATGAAATTGCTGTTGCAAATAAGACTGGACTCAGAACAAGACTTGAACTCGACTGATTCGGAAACTAACAAGACTCCCATTACAAAGACTCTCGGTCCCTGATCGAATCGACTTCGCCATTGACATGAGACCCCTTTCACGTCAAGCCAGTCAGACCGCTTCTGTACTCTCATTCATGGCCAGTTTGACTGGAAGTGGTTCCATGATCTACCACGTCGCGTGGAACTGCAACTCTGCTCTGCCTGTATAAGAACTGTGTATAACAGCCCTTCAGTCATTTAAAAAACACTATCAGACCTTCCATACTGACATGGGCTGAGGCAATGCACAATATGCGATCACACCCAAATTCAAATaggaaagaaaatactttttaaatcaaggtaaccaaaaaaatatatagaatatagaatttaggccaaatgccaatcacggggacctgtgaggtcattcagcgctgaaatggaaattgacagtaaaaggtttgaaaggtgtaacgggaggaaaacctcgcagttacaccatgaattaagtgttaggagagggtggaaagtaagacgaagaaaaagaatatgaaaggaggtaacgaaagtagttgcagctaggggccgaaggcacgctgcaaagaacctaaagtaatgcctacagttcgcCGCCTGGGGTCCACTGACGGTACTATTCCCCTACGGGGTATAAAGTCAACAAAAACTGGGGTCTAGCAAAACTTCCAAAAGCAATCTACATTATATCTCGTAGCAAATGCATTTTTATGACGTAATTGataactttataaaataaaacagcGATATCTGCCCAGAAAATTGGTACCAAAAATGAGAAagcctaaatattttttttttttcgtgtttctttTCGTTAGAAGGTTCACGAAGCGTCGCCTGAAAGTCTGGAGCTCTGCATCGCGTATAATGAAAATCAATTCCACGATTGATTTTACACTTGGGACTTGTACAACTACCTTTCTATAGCACAATCTCAAGCCTCTTTCTGGGATTACGTATACCATTTCCTCTAAATCTATCGCAGTTAATTTCACCAAGAGATATATGTCAAATATGATCCTAGATTATGTTCTGCTCTCCTATTTATTTAAATTACTGTAATTAATGTTCTCCCGTGTTCTGCTGTATGTCATTGTCTgggcaattttaatttttctcataaACTGTTGGCTGAAGTCTGCTCATTACCTCAAATATGAAATTGCTTAAAAATGCGGTCTTCGTGACCCGCCACGTCCATTCGGGCACGACACACTCGTAACTTTAAGGAATTCTCGTGTCTGAATCTCTTCGACTGTTTTAGCAGGTAAGTTATGCAGTGAATAATCTTTCGAACAAAGAAAATTTTGTTCTTGCACAACTTCAGTCCTTTAAGAATAGCGAAGGGTTCCTGTCAGGGGAGGATTAAAGAGGTAGTCATAACCTAAATTCTTTTGGGGTTCGTGTCGCGTCGgtttatattagaataatattataACTTTCCAGTTGCATTTATGTTCTGACTTTCCACTCCATTAATCGTATCGTATTCTGTAACATTAAACAAGAGCTGAATCGTAATGTAAGAAACTAATATTTATGAAGTTATGAGGTAATTTAACGCGCTCTGCAGAATGGCTTGTTTCAGGAACACAATTCACAGCAGGAACAT is a genomic window of Macrobrachium nipponense isolate FS-2020 chromosome 31, ASM1510439v2, whole genome shotgun sequence containing:
- the LOC135206720 gene encoding tubulin alpha-1A chain, producing the protein MRECISVHIGQAGVQIGNACWELYCLEHGIQPDGTMPSDKTIGGGDDSFNTFFSETGAGKHVPRAVFVDLEPTVVDEVRTGTYRQLFHPEQLITGKEDAANNYARGHYTIGKEIVDLVLDRIRKLADQCTGLQGFLIFHSFGGGTGSGFTSLLMERLSVDYGKKSKLEFSIYPAPQVSTAVVEPYNSILTTHTTLEHSDCAFMVDNEAIYDICRRNLDIERPTYTNLNRLIGQIVSSITASLRFDGALNVDLTEFQTNLVPYPRIHFPLATYAPVISAEKAYHEQLSVAEITNACFEPANQMVKCDPRHGKYMACCMLYRGDVVPKDVNAAIASIKTKRTIQFVDWCPTGFKVGINYQPPTVVPGADLAKVSRAVCMLSNTTAIAEAWARLDHKFDLMYAKRAFVHWYVGEGMEEGEFSEAREDLAALEKDYEEVGVDSTEAEDEEGGEEY